Within Halococcus sediminicola, the genomic segment TCCCGGCGTGGAGATCGTCGCTTCGCCGAGTCGGACATGGGAGGCTACTCGCTGACGGTGACCTGCGCCGGGCGGAGCACCTTCTCGCCCATCTCGTAGCCCGGGCGGTAGAGTTCGGCCACGGTGTCGTCGGGTTGGTCGCTGTCGACGCGGAGCATCACCTCGTGGCGTTTTGGGTCGACGACGTCGCCCGTGTCGGGTTCGATGGCCGTAACGTTCTCCTCGTCGAGGATCCGGTCGAACTCCTCCAGCGTGCTCTCGACGCCCGGGCGGATGTCGGCGTCCTCGCCCTGTTCGAGCGCCCGCGAGAGGTTGTCACGCACGTCGAGCAGCCGGGAGACGAGGTCTTCGGTGGCGCGCTCGCGCAACTCCTCCTGTTGGCGCTCGGTGCGCTGTTTGTAGTTCTGGAAATCCGCCTGTTTGCGCTTCAGTTTCGATTCGAGGTCGTCGACCTTCCGAGCCTGCTCCTCGACGCTCCGCTCGGCACTCGCGGCGCGCTCGCGCAGCGTACGGATCTCGTCGGCGAGTTCGTCGGGAGGGGTCTCTTCGACGTGTGCTGTGAGGTTCTCGGACTCGTCGGTCACGGTATCGGCGTTCGTCCCGGTCTCGTCCTCGATCGGGATTTCCTCGGCCGATTCGTCGGCTCCGACGTCGTTGTCGCTCATGGTCGAACGGAGTCGATACACGGACAAAAGGATTCAGAAAGCCGACTGCGGGCCGTGCGTCAATCGAGGAAGCGATAGTACTGCTCGAAGACGTCCCTGTCGGAGACGAGTTGGATATGTTCTTGGTAGCCCGAGTTCTCGCTACGGACCACGTCGACCGACGCGGCCAGCGAATCGGGAAGCGCGGCGTACTCGTCGGGGGCGATGAGTTCGTCGGCGCTGCTCCAGAGCGCCAAGTAATCGACGCCCTCCGCGAGCGTGCCGTCGTTCAACTCCGTGAGAAAGTCACTGCCCGGGATCATGTCACGACCGCCGTCGGTCAGCGCCCCGAGGTAGGCGACGTAAGTGCCCTGATGGGGCGTCCCGAGCGTCACGAGGTCGTCGACGTACTGCGCGGCATCCAACTTCTCGATGGCCCACCGCGAGTCGAGCCCGCCCATCGAGTGCGCGACGACGTCGACCTCGCTTCCGTGCTCGTCGCCGATGGCCGCGAGACGGTCTGCGACCACCTCGGCGTACTCGGTGGGCGAATCGACGGTCGTCCCGGGGACGTCGCCGAGGTCGGCGCGGTGGACGTTCTCAGTGGTATAGCCCACCTCTCGAAAGTACGATTTGAGGACGTCCCACCACGGCGTGTCCTCGGTATCGGCATAACCGTTGACGAGCAACACGGGTTCGTCGCCCGGCGATCCGTCGTCGGCCGCGGCGGTACCCACGGTCGAGACGCCGAGTGCAGTAGCGGCCGCGACACCCACACCTTTGAGAACGGACCGCCGCGTGGTCGGTTCGGTAGCGTTCATTATCGAACGAATCGTCGGGCCGAACCACGCATACGTCTGCTTCCGGGTACCGCTGGGTGTTTTTATGCACGCCGATACCTCGATCCCGGAGCCCCACACGCCGGACCGACGCTCCGGCGGCACAGTGACCGTGCGGGCGGCGTGGTTTTACGAACACGAGGCGTAGCTTCCGTGTCATGAGTGAACAAGACAGGGATTGGGACGAGTTCGACCCGGAGGCGCGCGAGGAGCGCGAAATCGGCCGTGAGATGGTCTCGAAGAGCACGGGATTGGGATCGGTCGTCGCCCACTTCTATCGGGGCGAGATGAGCGTCGTCACGACGTGGCGAACCCGCCTCGACGAGACCATCAACTGGGCAGTGACGATCATCTCCGCAATCTTGATCTACGCCTTCTCGACGGACGGCAATCACGTGATCCTGCTCGCCGGCATGGTCGTCATCAGCATGTTCCTCGGCATCGAAGCCCGGCGCTATCAGGCCTACGACGTCTATCGTGCGCGGGCGCGACTGATGCAAGAGAACCTCTTTGCGAACACGCTCGACCCGTCACAGGGCGTCGAACACCGCGACTGGCGGCGCGAGCTCAGCGACGACTACCGGAATCCGACCATCAAGACACCCTACCTCGAAGCGCTCGGGCGGCGACTCCGCCGGATCTATCTCCCGCTGTTCGCGCTGATGCTCGCCGCGTGGCTGTTCAAGATCACGGCCTTCTCGGCCGGCCGATCGTGGCTCGATACGGCCGCCGTGGGAAGCGTACCCGGAACAGTCGTGTTCGGTGTCGTCGGCGTGTTCTACCTCGTCATGGTCGCCATCGCGTTCTGGCCGCGCGAGCGCCACTCGAAGGGCGAGTTCGGCGACGTCGAGCACGGCGAGTGGAAGAACACCGATTAACGCCTCGCGCCCGGAGGAAGGCCGTGGCGGACGTCACGCTCACCTTCGAGGACGGCACCATCCGCGTCGAGAGCGGCGCGGACCTCGACCTCCCCGTCGAGAGCGACCCGCGCTCGAAGACGGCCCGTGCGCCCGCCGTGCGTTACGCGGCGCTTGTCGACGCGCTCGACAATCACGATGTCGACTACGACGACCGCGTGCTCGACGCACCAGCGCTCGACGTGGCCTCGGACTACGAGCTTCGGGACTACCAACGGGAAGCGCTCGGTGCGTGGCGCGCGAACGACCATCGAGGAGTGCTCGAACTCCCCACCGGCAGCGGGAAGACCGTCATCGGTATCGAAGCCATCGAAACCCTCCGAACGACGGCGCTCGTCGTCGTTCCAACGATCGATCTGCTTGAGCAGTGGCGGCGCGAACTCGAAACCGAGTTCGGGGGTCCGATAGGTCAACTCGGCGGCGGCGAACAGCACGTCGAAGCGCTCACCGTTTCGACCTACGATTCGGCCTATCTGCGCGCCGAGGACATCGGCGACCGGTTCGGTCTCGTGGTGTTCGACGAGGTCCACCATCTTGGGGGGAGGGGCTACCGCGACATCGCCCGGCTACTCGCCGCGCCCGCCAGATTGGGCCTCACGGCAACCTTCGAGCGCTCCGACGGCGCACACGAAGTCATCGAAGAACTCTGTGGCCCGCTCGTCCACCGCATCGCGCCCGACGAACTCGCCGGGAACCATCTCGCGGCCTACGACATCAAGCGCCTCGACGTCTCGCTGACCGACGACGAACGCGCGGAGTACGACCGGCATCGAGAGACCTTCACGAACTACCTCGCTCGGTCGAACCTCGACATGAACAGTGGGGACGACTACCGAAAACTCGTCATGCGCTCGGGATCGGACCCGGAGGCCCGGAAAGCGCTGCTCGCCAACCAACGCGCCCGCGAGATAGCGTCGAACGCCGACGCCAAAATCGAAACGCTCGCCGACATCCTCGACCGCCACCGCGAGGACCGGCTCATCGTCTTCACCGCGCACAACGACCTCGTCTATCGCCTCTCCGAACGATTTCTCGTCCCCGCCATCACCCACCAGACGGGCGCGGACGAACGCCGCGAAATCCTCGAAAAGTTCCGTGCCGGCGAGTATTCGCGCGTCGTCACGGCGAACGTCCTCGACGAGGGCGTCGACGTGCCGGACGCAAACGTCGCGGTCGTTCTCTCGGGCAGCGGCTCCGAACGCGAGTTCACCCAGCGCCTCGGTCGGATTTTGCGCCCGAAGGAAGACGGCGGGCGGGCGCTGCTCTACGAGGTCGTCACCGAGGAGACCGCCGAGGAGCGCGTCGCCGAGCGGCGGCGGTGACGAGAGGGTTTAGAGGGCCGCCACCCAATCAGGACCGTGCTCACGAAGGACCTCCGCCGGGTGTCGCGGGCGGGCGGTGGCTACCACCCGCAGTTCACCGACAGGGAGGACCGCCCGCTCGCCGCACGGGTCATCGGGGTCTATCAGGGCCACGTCGGCTCCCCGAGGACGGACCTCGACGACGCGCTTGAAGACCTCGAACGCGAGGCCGACGATTTCAAACTCGTTCGCGGGTTCGCCAAACTCGTCGAGCGAGAAGCCACCTTCGAGACCCGTAGCGAACTGGTCCCCGAGCGCGCCCGCAGCGCCGCCTTCGCTGCCGCCGAATCGATCGGCGTCGTGACTGAAGCCGACCGCGAGCGGACGCTCTCGCGGGCCGCGGACCGACTCGACGCCACACCGAAAAGCGTCGCACGGTCGCTCTACGCCGACCTCGACGAACGGCAGGTTCTGGTGAGCCTCGACGTACCGTGGGACCCGGCCGAACTCTGCGCGCAGTACGACCTCTCGCTGGCCCAGACAGTGTTGTTCGACGCGACCGAGCTGCGGGTGCGGAGTTCGGACCCGAAAGCGCTCGTTTCGGCGATCAAACGCCTGCGATTGCTCTACGAGATCCGGAAGACCGACGCGGGTAGCTCCGGTGCACTCTCCGAGCGCGAGGTCCGCGTGACGGGTCCGGATAGTCTATTCCGCCGGACCAGACGCTACGGCACCCGGTTCGCCCGGCTGCTCAGAAGCGTCACGAAAGCGGGCGAGTGGGATCTCACGGCGACCATCGACGACCGCGGGACCGAGCGCGAACTCCGACTCACGCAGGCCGACCTCACACCCCCGGAAACCGAGCCGGTGGTCGAAGTCGACTACGACAGCGGCGTCGAGGCCGATTTCGCCGCGCGCTTCGCGGCGCTCGACCTCGACTGGAACCTCACCCGCGAACCCGAACCGCTCGAAACCGGCGCACGGGTCATGATTCCCGACTTTTCCTTCGAGTGGAAACACAGCAATTTTCGAGTGTTCTTCGAGATAATGGGCTTTTGGACGCCCGAGTACGTCGCAAAGAAACTCGCCCAGATCGAGGGGCTGGAGGACGTTTCGCTGCTGGTCGCCGTCGACGAATCGCTCGGCGTCGGCGAGCAGCTCGAAGCGCGCGACGCGCGCGCCATCCCCTACTCGAAAACCGTGCGGCTACGTGATGCCCGTGACGCGCTCCGGAAGTACGAAAACCAGTTGAACGCCGAGAGCGCGGCGACGCTGTCCGACGCACTCGTTCCTCAGGAGAGGGTGATTTCACTGACGGCGCTCGCCGCGAAACACGGCGTGAGCGAGCGCGCCATCGAGGGGAAGGAGTTCCCCGAGCACGAACTTGTCGGCCGGACGCTCGTCCGCCCCGCCGTCCTCTCGGCGCTCGAAGACGCCATCGAACCCGGGATGGCGCTTTCGGCGGTCGAAGAGCGACTCGCCGAGGTGGGTCTCGACGACGCGAGCGCGGTGCTCTCGCGGCTCGGCTATCGAGTGGAATGGGAGGGCCTGAGCGGCGGCACCGTTCGGGAGAAAGGGTGAGTTACGGCGACGCACTCGATTCGGCGGGGCGGATGTCGCGGTAGAAGGCGACCCCGTAAGTCATCGAGAACGCACCGACGACGCCGGTGAGTGCGACGAACACGACGGCAGCCACGATCGCCACGCCCGGCGAAAGCGTCGGCAGGCCACCGGCGGCCTGTGGAGCCTGAAACAGCGCGAACACCGCTCCGAAGATACCGAAGACGCTGCCGATGAGCGCGAGTACGAGCGTATAGCCGAGCGTGCTGAGTTTGTTGGCGCGGACCGCCCCGACGCTGCGCTTGAAGCCAGCGACGGCACCTACGTCGTCGAGCACGATCGCCTGTCCGAAGAACTGGATGAAAAAGAAGAGGAGGAAGTACAACACGAACGCGACCAGCACGACGCCGACGATGCCGAGGAACGCGGCTCCGCCGAGTGCATCGCCACCGGTAGCGAAGACGGCAAAGCCGCCAACGGCACCGATGGCGGCCAGCGCAACGACGTACACTATTCCCACAACCAGCAGGATGAAAAACGCGCCGAGCAACGAGACGTAGTTCGCCTTCCCGGCGCTCACGAACGTCCCGAGGCTCGTGGTCCCCTCGACCGCCTCGTTGCCCATCCCGATGATACCGCCGAAGAAGAACGGATAGAGAACGAGAAAGAGCAGCGAGAGCAGTCCGGACGCGACCACGATGGCGACCGAATCGACCGACTGGACGAGGAGCTGTGGTAGTTGGATGAGGCCGAGCACCAACGCGATGACGACGAGGATCGGGTTCCGTACCACCGCAGCGACCGTCTGCCGTCCTGCCGATATCGCACCCATACCAACGATACATTCAGACACGCCATAAATAGTTTATTGTCGACATCAAACCTCGACAGAGAGGCTCGCCAGTGCGGGCTGTATCACAGTCACTATCAGGTTCACGACCGGCGTTCGACCATGAACCCGTGGTTCACGCTCGTCGTCGCCGGGCTGTTCGAGGTAGGATGGGCCATCGGTCTCGAATACTCGCAGGGTCTCTCGAAGCTCCTGCCGAGCCTGCTCACCGTCGTCTCGCTCGTCGTCAGCATGGTGTTGCTGGCACAGGCGGTCCAATCGCTGCCCATCGGGACGGCCTACGCGGTCTGGACCGGCATCGGAGCCGTCGGCGCGGCGACTCTTGGGGTAGTCCTGTTCGACGAACCGTCGAGCGCCGCCCGCGTGGGGTTCATCTCACTTATCGTCGTTGGCGTCGTCGGATTGAACTTCACCCAGTGAGGTCGCGCCGACGACCCTTCGGCACCTGTGAGCGGAGTTCGCCGTCGATGAACAGCCCGACGCCGAGCGGTTCGCGCTCGCCGGCGATAGCGTGGGCGGCGACGAGATAGCCCCAGTCGCCGTCCCAGTCCACAGGCTGGTCCTCGCCGGCGACGAATCGCTGCGCCTCCTGCCGACCGAGTTCGACGACGTTTCTCCTCGCGTGCCGACCGAAACGCTGGACCGCGTCGGTGGTCGGTTTCCAGTGCTCTTGGCGCGTGCGAAGGAACATCATCCCGAGCGCCTCGATCTCGAGCGGCCCCGCCATCTCACCGCGAAACGCCCAGAGCTTCCCGCCACCCTTCTCCCAGAAGGAGTAGCCCTCGAAGGTTTCGGGAGCGATTCCGTAGCGCTCGTCCCAGAAATCGAGCACTTCCCGCCGGGTGGCTCGACCCTCGACGGTGCGTGCGTCGGCTGTCGCGGGCAGACGGTCGAACCGCGAGCCGTCGTTCGTTCCGTCGCTCATCCGCCGACCTCCACCTTCGCACAGAAGAAGCCACCCGTGTCGTTCAGATGGGGATAGATGCGTTTTGCCTTCCGCACGCTCTCGTCGAATTTCTTGCCCTGCCATTCGGTGATTCCGGGCCGAGTTTCGAGATCACAGGAAAAATCGACGAGTCGGCAGTCTTCGGCCGAAAGAACGCTGTCGAGGACGGCCTCGTTCTCCTCCGGTGCGAACGTGCAGGTCGAGTACACCACGACACCACCCCGACGGGTCGCCTGTACCGCCCGCCGGAGGATGGATTCTTGGATCGCGGCGACCGATTCGACGTAGGAGAGCGACCACTCGGCGAGCGCGTCCGGGTTCTTCCGGATCGTGCCCTCGCACGAACACGGCGCGTCGACGAGCGCGCGATCGAACGCGTCGAACGCGAACGGCTTGAGCGAGTAGTTCCGCCCGTCGCGGTTCGTCACCGCCATCGAGGTGACGCCGAGGCGCTCGGCGTTGAATCTGAGGGCAGAAAGCCGACCCAGGTTCCGGTCGTTCGCCACGACGAATGCCTTCTCGTCGGCGAGGGCAGCGAGTTGGGTCGCCTTCCCGCCGGGGGCGGCACAGGCCGCCCAGACGCGATCGCCGGGTTGGGGATCACAGACGAGCGCCGGCAGCGCCGAGACTTCCTCCTGGCCGTGGAGCCAGCCGTGATAGGCCCCCCACGTCCGGCCCGGACTGGCCGAATCGAGCCGGAGAAGGCTGGGATGCCACTCCGTGGGTTCGTAGCCCACGCCCTCCGCGTCGAGTGCGGCCATCGCCCGCTTGGGCGTCGCCTTGATCTCGTTCACCCGGACGACGGAGGGCAGCGGGCGCTCACAGGCCGCACGGAACGCCGCGAAATCGTCGACGAGCGGTTCGTATCGTTCGAGAACGTCCATTGGGAACCCATCCGTCCGGGGTCGCTTGTCGATTTCGGAGTTGGGAGGGTATTAAGTCGCTTCGGCGAGAATGCCACCACATGGCACACATCGACGTCGTGGCCGAGGACATCGCACTCGACGAACCGACGCTCGTCGAGGGGCTGCCGGGCGTCGGACTGGTGGGCAAGATCGTCGCCGACCACCTCGTCGATGCCTTCGACATGGATTACTACGCCGGCGTCCACTGCGATGGCGTCCCGGAAGTCGGCGTCTATCGCGGCGAACGCTCCGCCCTCAGACCGCCCGTCCGCCTCCACGCCGACGCCGAGCGCGATCTCCTCGTGCTCCAGAGCGACGTCCCGGTCTCACCGAACGAGGCGACCGGGTTCGCCGACTGCATCACCGGCTGGCTCGCCGACAACAACGTCACGCCGCTCTATCTCAGCGGCCTGCCCGACCAGTCCGACGAGGTGCCCGAAGTGTATGGCGTGTCGACCGGTGCTGGCAACGATCTCCTCGACGAGGCCGGCATCGTCCCACCCGCTGAGGGCGGTCTCGTGAGCGGCCCGACCGGCGCACTACTCTATCACGCCGAGCGAACGAACCTCACGAGCGTCGGTCTCATCGCCGAGACCAACCCACAGTTCCCCGACCCCGAGGCCGCCCGTGCGGTCCTCGAACACGGCATCGAACCGCTCACCGGCATCGGCATCGACACCTCCGATCTCGTCGAACAGGCCGAAGAGATCCAGGAGGCCCGCGAGCGCCTCGCCGAACGGATGCACCAGGCCGAAGACGAGAGTTCGCAGGCCGAACCGATGCGGATGTTCCAATAGTGCCTTTTTACTTCGTCGGGTGGCCTCCCTGTGGTCGGCCACCACTCTCTGCTCGCGGGCCGAAGGCCCGCTCGCACGGTACGAGGGACCGAAGATCCCTCGCTACTCGCAAAAAGCTACGCTAAAAACTCCCGCTCGCGCCTGCGGCGCTCGCGGTGAACCTCACTCACTCCGTTCGCGTGGACGCCTTCCGCAACCGCACAGTCCCACCTCAGCACCGCCGAAGCCCTCACTCGCTCACCCCGTTCGCTCGTTCGCCCTTCATCCACCAGGAACAGCCCCGCTACCGCACCGCAATCGCCGCCGGTCGGCGGCGTTTTCACGCCACATGTGCGAGGTTGAGTTATGGACACGCTGCGCGGACTCCTCGCGCGCAATCGCCGGGGCGAGGCAATCGTCCTCCACGACGCCACATCCGACCGCGAGTACGATGCCCGTCGACTCCTCACGAACGCCTGGAAGACGGGCAACTTCCTGCACCACTGCGGCGTCCGGGGCGGCCACACGGTCGCCGTCGTCGGGAAAACACCCGAGGCGCTCCTCGGCTTCCTCGGCGCGGCGTCGCTCGGAGCCATCACCCGCTTCGGCCCAGCCACCGCGACCGACGCCCGCGCAGTTATCGCACCGACCGGGAGCATCGAGGAGTTCGACCTCCCGCCGGGCGGCACGGCAATTGCCTACGGCGAACCCCCCGAGAGCGCCCACGTCGAACACTTCGAGCGCGACGTCTGGAGCGAGAACCCGACCCTCGCACCGGCACCGGTCGACCCCACCGATCCCATTCTCGCCGCCGATGGAGCGGAGTTCACGCATTCGGAAATGCTCAGTGCTGCCCAGGATGCCATCGAATCGGTCAGCATGAGAGAGGGCGAAACTATTGCCCTGCGCACATCGCTCTCTCGACCCGGGACCGTCGTGGCCGGTGTCGTCGCCCCGCTGCTCGTGAACGGAATCATCACGCTGCCGGATTCCGATACTGTGGCCGACATCGCGATCGCGAGCGGCGACGCGCCCGAGGCGCGTCTCGTGGACCCGGCAGCGATGCTCTGAAATTCCGCGAGCGCGATCCGAAAGAAAGCCATGTGAGGAGTCTGAGCATCGACCATGCCGGGAGCACGCATCGAGCAGGGCGAGCGGGTCACGCTGCGAACTGTCGAGCGCGCGGATAGCGAGTTCCTCCAGCGCGCCCACGCCGACCCGGAGATCCGCTACCCGCTCGGCACTGTGACGCACATGAACAGCAACCAGATGGACGACCACTTCGAGGAGTTCATCGAGGACGAGGGCAACGTCAGCTTCCTCGTCTGTCTCGGGAGTGCCGGTCCGGGCCATCCCGACGAAGGGGAGATCGAGGCGATCGGCGTCGTCAACGTGACACACGTCGATTGGGACCGACCCAGTCTGGCCTACTGGCTCGTACCGGACCACCACGGCGAGGGCTACGGGAAAGAAGCGGCCTCGCTCGTCGTCGAGTACGTCTTTCGCACCTTCGATGTCCACGGTATCGGCGCACACGCCTTCGACTACAACGCGGCCTCGCGCGGCTTGCTCGAATCGCTCGGATTCACCCAGGAAGGCCGTGCGCGCGAAGCGAGATTTATCGACGGCGAATACCGCGATGCGGTGCAGTACGGACTGTTGCGCCGCGAGTGGCGCGGGCGTGAGGAGAACGAGTGAGTCAGGAGGTGGCTTCGGCCGTGTCGCCGATCTTCATCCCCGAGAGCTTCTCGACGATGCTGTCGACCTTCCCGTCGAGGTCGTCGACGAACTCCTGGGTGCGGTCGGTCGTGATGGCTCCCTGGCTCGATGGTTCGATCAGGCTTTCCTCTTCGAGCACGCGCAGCGAGTAGCGCACCTTGTGATGGGGGTAGCCCGTCTCGTTCGACATCTTCACGATCCCGATCGGCTCGCTCTCGATGACCATCCGCAGCACCTGCAGATGGCGTTCCAGCATATCGACTTCCTTCTCCAATCGATCTATCATGGCATTTGTTAACTCGTGGGTGCGGGGTTTAAACGTTACTGCTCCGAGATAGCGGCCGCGCCTGCCGGTAGATCGAGTCCGACCGCTGTCGTGGTCGCAGCAGCACCGTTCGACTCCCGCTCCGCTCGGTTCGATGTGGGTGTGCGTGTCACATATACTTTCTGGCCTCGGGCGTCAGACGACAGAGAATACCAATTGATGGTGATAGATGTCGTTAGCGTGGGGCTGGCACATCGAAATCGGTTTACCCGGAAGGTCGGAAGCCCAGTATATGACTGTCACCATCGTCGGCGCACAGCTCGGCGACGAGGGCAAGGGCGGGATGGCCGACCGCTGGAGCGAATCAGCTGAGGTCGTCTGTCGGTACCAGGGCGGCGACAACGCCGGCCACACCGTCGTCCACGGCGGCGAGGAGTACAAACTCTCGCTGGTGCCGAGCGGGGCCATCCGCGGGAAAGTCAACGTACTGGGCAACGGCTGCGTCGTCAACCCGAAAACCCTTTTCGAGGAACTCGACGCGCTCGCCGACCGTGGCATCGATCCCGACGTCAGAGTCGCCCGCCGCGCGCACGTCATCTTTCCCTATCATCGCGTGCTCGACGGCATCGAGGAAGAGGTGAAGAGCGAGAGCGACTTCGACGTCGCCACCACCGGCCGCGGCATCGGCCCGACCTACGAGGACAAGGCCGGCCGGCGCGGCATCCGTATCGGCGACCTCCTGAACGAAGACGTGCTCCGCGAACGGCTCGAATACGTCGTCCCACAGAAACGCGCGCTCGCCGAGGAGGTCTTCGGCGTCGAAACGGGCGAGGCGTTCGACGTGGACGCGCTCTACGAGCAGTACTCGAAGTTCGGCGAGCGACTCGCGGCGGAGGACATGACCGTCGACGCCGGAACCTTCCTCGCCGATCGCATCGACGACGGCGAGGAGGTGCTCTTCGAGGGCGCACAGGGCACGATTTTGGACATCGACCACGGCAACTACCCCTACGTCACCTCCTCGAACCCCACCGCGAGCGGGGCGGCCGTCGGCACGGGACTCGGACCGGGAATCGTCGGCGACGGCGAGATCGTCGGCATCGCCAAGGCCTACCTCTCGCGGGTCGGTACGGGTCCCCTCCCCACCGAACTCGGTGGCGTGGTCGGCCAGACACCCGACTACGACGAGGACACCGAACGTGGCGACGAGGCGCTCGCCACGGAGCTCCGCGAGGCCGGCGGTGAATATGGAACTGTCACGGGCCGACCGCGACGCATCGGCTGGCTCGACCTGCCGATGCTCCGCCACGCGACGCGCGCAAACGGATTCACGGGACTCGTCGTCAATCACATCGACACGCTCGCTGGTCTCGACGAGGTTCGAGTGGGCCACTCCTACACGCTCGATGGCGAGGAACGATTCACTTTGCCGGCGACGACCGAGCGCTGGGCCGACTGCGAGGCGAACCTCGAACGGTTCGACGGCTGGGCCGACGCCGACTGGGACGCGATCGCCGACGAGGGCTACGACGCGCTTCCGGAGAACGCACGCACCTATCTGGATTACATCAGCGAGGAACTCGACGTCCCGATCTACGCCGTCGGCGTCGGACCGGGCCGTGAGCAGACGGTGGTGTGTGAGGACCCGTTCGCGTAGTCGACACCGCACAGCACCGCCGAAGCCCTCGGCCGTGGTTCGAGAGAGCTTCGCTCTCTCGTCATCACGAAAGGCGCGAAGCGCCTTTCGAATGACTTCACGGCCTCGCCCTTCATCCGCCAGGACCGCACAGTTCAGCAACCACACAACACCGCAGCCGCGGCCGCGCTGCGGCCGCTCCACACCGCCCGCGACCGCCCTGCCGCTGGGCGAGCGCCACGCTTTTATCACCGCCGGTCGTCGTTTTGCGCATGAATTGGGGCGAGCGACGATGAAGGAGTCACTGATGGACATCATCCGGTGTCCGATGGACAAGCAGGAACTCGAACTCGACGTCATCCAACGGACCGACGACGAGGTGCTCGAAGGCCGCCTCGTCTGTACGGAGTGTGGCGAGGAGTACCCCATCGAGGAGGGGATTCCGAACCTGCTCCCGCCGGACATGCGCGAGGACGCCCCGGCCTGAGCATGGCGGAATCCGTCTCCGGAACGCTCGCCGTCCACCTCAATCGTGCGGACCTCCACTCGGTCGAACTGCCCGACTCGTTCGCGAGTTCGGACTCATTCGTCGTCGAACTCGACAACCACGGCGAGGCGACCCACGTCCACCTCCGCCTCGACGACGCGCTCTCGGAGATCGCTGCGATCCCGACGAGCAACCACTACGTCCGCCCCGGCGCGACGGTGCGCGTCCCGGTACGAGTCCACGAGAGCGGTCCCGTGACGGGCGTTCTCACG encodes:
- a CDS encoding RsmB/NOP family class I SAM-dependent RNA methyltransferase; this translates as MDVLERYEPLVDDFAAFRAACERPLPSVVRVNEIKATPKRAMAALDAEGVGYEPTEWHPSLLRLDSASPGRTWGAYHGWLHGQEEVSALPALVCDPQPGDRVWAACAAPGGKATQLAALADEKAFVVANDRNLGRLSALRFNAERLGVTSMAVTNRDGRNYSLKPFAFDAFDRALVDAPCSCEGTIRKNPDALAEWSLSYVESVAAIQESILRRAVQATRRGGVVVYSTCTFAPEENEAVLDSVLSAEDCRLVDFSCDLETRPGITEWQGKKFDESVRKAKRIYPHLNDTGGFFCAKVEVGG
- a CDS encoding proteasome assembly chaperone family protein, translating into MAHIDVVAEDIALDEPTLVEGLPGVGLVGKIVADHLVDAFDMDYYAGVHCDGVPEVGVYRGERSALRPPVRLHADAERDLLVLQSDVPVSPNEATGFADCITGWLADNNVTPLYLSGLPDQSDEVPEVYGVSTGAGNDLLDEAGIVPPAEGGLVSGPTGALLYHAERTNLTSVGLIAETNPQFPDPEAARAVLEHGIEPLTGIGIDTSDLVEQAEEIQEARERLAERMHQAEDESSQAEPMRMFQ
- a CDS encoding acyl-CoA synthetase family protein, which produces MDTLRGLLARNRRGEAIVLHDATSDREYDARRLLTNAWKTGNFLHHCGVRGGHTVAVVGKTPEALLGFLGAASLGAITRFGPATATDARAVIAPTGSIEEFDLPPGGTAIAYGEPPESAHVEHFERDVWSENPTLAPAPVDPTDPILAADGAEFTHSEMLSAAQDAIESVSMREGETIALRTSLSRPGTVVAGVVAPLLVNGIITLPDSDTVADIAIASGDAPEARLVDPAAML
- a CDS encoding GNAT family N-acetyltransferase, with translation MPGARIEQGERVTLRTVERADSEFLQRAHADPEIRYPLGTVTHMNSNQMDDHFEEFIEDEGNVSFLVCLGSAGPGHPDEGEIEAIGVVNVTHVDWDRPSLAYWLVPDHHGEGYGKEAASLVVEYVFRTFDVHGIGAHAFDYNAASRGLLESLGFTQEGRAREARFIDGEYRDAVQYGLLRREWRGREENE
- a CDS encoding adenylosuccinate synthase produces the protein MTVTIVGAQLGDEGKGGMADRWSESAEVVCRYQGGDNAGHTVVHGGEEYKLSLVPSGAIRGKVNVLGNGCVVNPKTLFEELDALADRGIDPDVRVARRAHVIFPYHRVLDGIEEEVKSESDFDVATTGRGIGPTYEDKAGRRGIRIGDLLNEDVLRERLEYVVPQKRALAEEVFGVETGEAFDVDALYEQYSKFGERLAAEDMTVDAGTFLADRIDDGEEVLFEGAQGTILDIDHGNYPYVTSSNPTASGAAVGTGLGPGIVGDGEIVGIAKAYLSRVGTGPLPTELGGVVGQTPDYDEDTERGDEALATELREAGGEYGTVTGRPRRIGWLDLPMLRHATRANGFTGLVVNHIDTLAGLDEVRVGHSYTLDGEERFTLPATTERWADCEANLERFDGWADADWDAIADEGYDALPENARTYLDYISEELDVPIYAVGVGPGREQTVVCEDPFA
- a CDS encoding methytransferase partner Trm112; protein product: MKESLMDIIRCPMDKQELELDVIQRTDDEVLEGRLVCTECGEEYPIEEGIPNLLPPDMREDAPA